A section of the Gasterosteus aculeatus chromosome 10, fGasAcu3.hap1.1, whole genome shotgun sequence genome encodes:
- the klhl38a gene encoding kelch-like protein 38: MALIPREVFSFKDTELSSHLLVQLNILRQERILTDVLLCTEHQEIPCHRNVLVSSSPYFRAMFCSNFLESSQARVNLKGISSNVLVGIMDYVYTGCITITMEIVLPLMQAASMLHYGNLFEACSMFLQEQLSPENCLSMIRLSEILHCESLRERAKEMAVRCFSDVAATEDFCELSLPELMCYLEDDRLCAEEEQVFETLLAWIHHDPFSRRGAIHDLFKKVRLRYIHPTYLFQFIANDPLVQSSTLCTEIIESVRRLMLTVSTKCSRELKPLWTTPRRYTCSETLVVVGGRKNNEQTSREALLYDERTHRWQWLAKLPLRLYKAAYVCIHSILYVVGGLSLCMTSGDSSVSATVYTLSLKTNQWRTAEPMLEPRYAHQSVSYLHFIFVLGGIGVDKKISRSVERYNSMFNQWEAMAAMPTAVLHPAVAASDQRIYVFGGEDAMQNPVRLIQVYHIARDLWSSLETRTVKNVCAPAAVIEDKIYIIGGYTRRMIAYDTKANKFVKCENLKERRMHHSATVINNKLFVTGGRILNGHDVIEDSDCFECYDPKADVWTSKGSLPYKLFDHGSLPLVCVSNRPNPP, encoded by the exons ATGGCCTTAATACCACGGGAGGTTTTCTCTTTCAAAgacacagaactttcctcccaCCTACTTGTCCAGCTCAATATCCTCCGGCAGGAGCGTATCCTGACGGACGTCCTGCTCTGCACGGAGCACCAGGAGATCCCGTGTCACAGGAACGTCCTGGTGTCCAGCAGCCCATACTTCCGGGCAATGTTCTGCAGCAACTTTCTGGAGAGCAGTCAGGCCCGAGTTAACCTCAAGGGAATCTCTTCAAATGTCCTCGTTGGCATCATGGACTATGTCTACACAGGCTGCATCACTATCACCATGGAGATTGTGCTGCCGCTCATGCAGGCTGCCTCCATGCTTCACTACGGGAATCTCTTTGAGGCCTGTTCTATGTTCCTCCAGGAGCAGCTGAGTCCGGAAAACTGCCTGAGCATGATACGACTCTCTGAGATCCTTCACTGCGAGAGTTTGAGGGAGAGGGCGAAGGAGATGGCTGTCAGGTGTTTCTCCGACGTAGCCGCCACGGAGGACTTCTGTGAGCTGTCTCTTCCAGAGCTCATGTGTTACCTAGAAGATGACCGACTCTGCGCTGAGGAGGAGCAAGTGTTTGAGACCCTCCTGGCGTGGATCCACCACGACCCCTTCTCGCGGCGCGGCGCCATCCACGATCTTTTCAAGAAAGTCCGTCTTCGCTACATCCACCCAACTTACCTCTTCCAGTTCATTGCCAACGACCCGCTGGTGCAGTCCTCCACCCTGTGCACCGAGATCATCGAGTCAGTGCGCCGCCTCATGCTGACAGTCAGCACCAAGTGCAGCCGAGAACTTAAGCCGCTTTGGACCACACCGCGGCGCTACACCTGCAGCGAAACACTGGTGGTTGTAGGAGGACGCAAGAACAATGAACAGACCTCTAGAGAGGCCTTGTTGTATGATGAAAGGACTCATCGCTGGCAGTGGTTGGCCAAGCTCCCTCTGCGCCTCTACAAAGCTGCGTATGTGTGCATTCACAGCATCCTCTATGTGGTCGGCGGGCTCAGCCTCTGCATGACATCGGGCGACAGCTCGGTCAGCGCCACAGTTTACACACTCTCCCTGAAGACCAACCAGTGGCGGACCGCTGAGCCCATGCTGGAGCCGAGATATGCCCACCAAAGTGTGTCCTATCTGCACTTCATTTTTGTGCTGGGAGGCATCGGTGTCGACAAGAAGATCTCTCGGTCTGTTGAGCGATACAACAGCATGTTTAACCAATGGGAGGCCATGGCGGCGATGCCCACAGCGGTGCTGCATCCAGCCGTTGCAGCCAGCGATCAGAGGATCTACGTTTTCGGAGGCGAGGACGCGATGCAGAATCCGGTCAGGCTGATTCAG GTCTATCACATCGCTCGTGACTTGTGGTCCAGTCTAGAAACCAGGACGGTGAAAAACGTAtgtgctcctgctgctgtcatCGAAGACAAGATCTACATCATAGGAG GATACACCAGGAGAATGATTGCCTACGACACCAAAGCCAACAAATTTGTCAAGTGCGAGAACCTGAAGGAGCGGCGGATGCATCACAGCGCCACAGTGATCAACAACAAGCTCTTTGTCACCGGCGGACGGATCCTCAACGGCCACGATGTCATCGAGGACTCCGACTGCTTCGAGTGTTACGACCCCAAGGCGGACGTTTGGACCTCCAAAGGATCGCTACCGTACAAGCTGTTCGACCACGGCTCCCTACCGCTAGTGTGCGTTTCCAACAGACCCAACCCACCCTGA